Proteins from a single region of Neodiprion virginianus isolate iyNeoVirg1 chromosome 4, iyNeoVirg1.1, whole genome shotgun sequence:
- the LOC124302542 gene encoding uncharacterized protein LOC124302542 has translation MLANTVRWTTIVLVTVGFSVRPSFSNLPYVNTSCLELRKVPYQESYTKKCWLFFTCDGSRTGYIIDVRAALHCERESGKNETAYVHESQRSVNKSRCDSGLEGEPCDEPDLCVIAELDGEEVAKRTRNDTSVTNWQEFPACRQKCLDELRGKVVHSTQILGNITYHLIPAHSQCNATETYEPFYAKHTDITAAVILAGITFLFGIISTACILRRKKGTKVDEKDTPTRFPTNEYNEENALYVATGSRR, from the exons ATGCTCGCCAATACTGTCAGGTGGACCACGATTGTGCTGGTTACAGTAGGGTTTTCCGTACGTCCAAGCTTCTCGAATCTGCCTTACGTGAACACGAG CTGTCTAGAATTACGGAAAGTCCCTTATCAAGAGTCTTACACCAAGAAATGCTGGTTGTTCTTCACCTGCGACGGATCGCGTACCGGTTACATCATTGACGTCAGAGCAGCTCTTCACTGTGAACGTGAATctggaaaaaacgaaacagcCTACGTTCACGAAAGCCAAAGATCTGTCAATAAGAGCAGATGTGACAGTGGCTTGGAAGGCGAACCCTGCGATGAGCCAGATCTGTGTGTAATCGCCGAACTCGACGGAGAAGAGGTTGCCAAACGAACCAG GAACGATACTTCCGTAACCAACTGGCAAGAGTTCCCTGCTTGCCGACAGAAATGTCTCGACGAACTACGCGGAAAAGTTGTCCATTCTACCCAGATTCTCGGAAACATAACGTACCATTTGATTCCTGCTC ATTCCCAGTGCAACGCTACGGAAACTTATGAGCCATTTTATGCGAAACATACTGACATAACGGCAGCAGTAATCTTGGCAGGCATAACATTTCTGTTCGGGATTATCAGCACTGCTTGCATCCtccgaagaaaaaaaggaacaaaagtCGACGAGAAAG
- the LOC124302539 gene encoding uncharacterized protein LOC124302539 has product MTVKVHGWIWTILAMGYLVWLVCTEDNQTVCHKVVRNLESHLIPYQSNYTETCWLFLTCARSRTKYINESYMTYRLEKKYCDGFRNASGTCQNLRCKKRANAFTCDCENNPGECLHTCKTCYQRINTKSQCHNLYYYDKNKISYSTPCPKVCAQKWCKVTKVCNCPGGYVSNGAACQPKCKQGCLHGICQAPNYCKCYCGWGGPSCEEAQLCLVASPIPGSDRDTSQHAVLSKPCIADRSYAREALPACHQKCPEELYKKAAFYISPSKTNGLTYYLIPIYTNCSTTELDETFLEKHNNLIAGVMLGILASLAIIWIFYIACIVKQKRRTESMPSDKIVQYSSNEFMEENSIYVATTNDN; this is encoded by the exons ATGACGGTCAAGGTTCACGGATGGATCTGGACTATTTTGGCCATGGGATATTTGGTGTGGCTCGTTTGTACAGAAGATAATCAGACAGTGTGCCATAAAGTAGTGAG GAACTTAGAATCACATTTGATCCCCTATCAGAGCAACTACACCGAAACGTGCTGGCTGTTCCTCACATGCGCCAGATCTCGTACGAAATACATAAACGAG TCATATATGACGTAtcggttggaaaaaaagtaCTGCGATGGATTCAGAAACGCGAGTGGTACCTGTCAGAATTTGCGTTGCAAGAAGCGCGCAAACGCGTTTACCTGCGACTGCGAAAATAATCCAGGGGAATGTTTACACACATGCAAAACTTGTTACCAACGCATCAACACGAAATCACAGTGCCATAATCTATATTATTatgacaaaaacaaaatctcatattctacACCATGTCCCAAAGTTTGCGCTCAAAAATGGTGTAAAGTGACGAAAGTATGCAATTGTCCGGGTGGTTACGTGAGTAACGGTGCAGCATGTCAACCAAAGTGCAAGCAAGGCTGTCTCCACGGAATATGCCAAGCTCCTAATTATTGCAAGTGCTACTGTGGCTGGGGCGGACCTTCTTGCGAAGAAGCACAACTATGCTTAGTCGCCTCTCCAATCCCTGGATCAGATAG AGACACCAGCCAGCATGCAGTACTGAGCAAACCCTGCATAGCAGATCGTTCTTATGCCAGAGAAGCATTGCCTGCGTGCCATCAAAAGTGCCCCGAGGAACTTTATAAAAAAGCTGCTTTTTACATTTCGCCTTCCAAGACCAATGGACTTACGTACTATTTGATTCCCATCT ATACAAACTGCAGTACCACTGAACTAGATGAGACATTTCTGGAAAAACATAACAACTTGATAGCAGGAGTAATGCTAGGAATATTAGCAAGTTTGGCAATTATATGGATCTTCTACATTGCATGTATCGTGAAGCAAAAACGGAGAACGGAAAGTATGCCAAGTG ATAAAATAGTGCAATATAGCAGCAACGAATTCATGGAAGAAAACTCAATTTACGTAGCCACCACAAACGACAACTGA